In Deltaproteobacteria bacterium, the genomic stretch CGACTGACTTCAGAGGAATAATCCCCACAAGCACAGGTACCTTGAACTGCTCCGCCCTCTTCATAAACCGCTCAAACGCATCTACATCGTACACTGCTTGCGTCTGGAAGAACCGGGCCCCAACACTGATCTTCTTCTCCATCATGGCGAGCTGCAGCTCAGACGATGCATCGGTGTCCGACACTGGCTTGACCACGGCCCCGACGAAGAAGTCG encodes the following:
- a CDS encoding methylenetetrahydrofolate reductase; this encodes DFFVGAVVKPVSDTDASSELQLAMMEKKISVGARFFQTQAVYDVDAFERFMKRAEQFKVPVLVGIIPLKSVGMARYMNKNVSGVFVPENLIDEMAKAEDKTAMGLEIAARLINDLKGLCQGVHIMAIGWEKKVPEILQLANLA